Below is a genomic region from Rhizobium sp. ACO-34A.
TGACGATGCGGTTCTGTCCGCCGGAGACGACGAAGAGAACCGGGGCATCCTGACCGGAGATTGATCGCGGAAACTGGATGTAGGTCTTTTGTCCATCCGAGTAAACTCGCGTCGGCCGCCAGCCGGCGCTGCCGGAGACGGAATAGGCAAAGCTCAATTGCTCGGCGGGAACGCCGGCGCCCGGGATCGTGCTGGCTTCCAGCCGCGCGTTGACGTCGGCAAGCTTTGCCGAAACGTCCTCGGGATATTCGAACCCGACGCGCGCCATGTATTGCGTCGCGTGCGACTTGAGCTGGATATGATAGGTCCGCCGCGACGTGGTCACGACCATCGACGTGACCAGACCCGGCTCCGATGGCTTGACGATCAGATGGATCGCCTGCCCAGCGGCGGCACCCGATGTCGCTGGCTCCACCTTCCAGCGTACCGTGTCGCCAACGAGCACGTCACGAACCACCTCGCCGCCCTGAAGCTCGATGTCGCAGACCTGCAGAGGCGAGCAGACGACGGATGGCTGCACTTCGCCATAAAGGAAGATCACCTTCCCATCGGCGCCTTTCGTGACCAGGCCACGGCTTCCGCGCCATTGTGTCGAAATACCCATGCCTTTCGCCTCGTTGGCAGTCACACCGTCGGTGGCGAGAGAAGTAGACGGGAAGGCGGAGGAGGCTGCAACGGCGATAGCAATGATGCCGGCGCTCATCGTGACCCGAGATGGTGTGTATGATCTGTTCATGTTCGGGGCCATGCCTTTCAAAGCTGCGCGGTCCAGTCAAAGTCGCGGAGATAGAGACCGATGGGATTAAGACGGATCACACCCTCGTCCTGGGGCGGCGTTAGTGTCACGGTGGCGATCCCGCGGAAGCGGCGGATGGCGGTCTCCTTGCCGCGGCGATCCCGTTCGAACTCGGTCCAGTCGATCTGGTAGGTCTGGTTCGAAAGCGCGACGATGTTGTTGACCTCGATCGCGACCGTGGAATTCTTCGCCTTCTCGAAGGGCGAATTCGAGCGAAACCAGGCATTGACCTTTTCCGTTGCTGGATCGGAGGTGCGCAGCAGCCCGTA
It encodes:
- a CDS encoding P-type conjugative transfer protein TrbG, with translation MNRSYTPSRVTMSAGIIAIAVAASSAFPSTSLATDGVTANEAKGMGISTQWRGSRGLVTKGADGKVIFLYGEVQPSVVCSPLQVCDIELQGGEVVRDVLVGDTVRWKVEPATSGAAAGQAIHLIVKPSEPGLVTSMVVTTSRRTYHIQLKSHATQYMARVGFEYPEDVSAKLADVNARLEASTIPGAGVPAEQLSFAYSVSGSAGWRPTRVYSDGQKTYIQFPRSISGQDAPVLFVVSGGQNRIVNYRMKSNMMVVDYNIDRAVLVSGVGWKQQKVTISRGGR